One genomic region from Spirulina subsalsa PCC 9445 encodes:
- a CDS encoding 2TM domain-containing protein: protein MTGSDLNHPPTYQPEEIQQILQIAIAQQDYDGELTRQQLLEIAADMEISPECLYLAEKTWLEKKESDQLHQEFDAYRQEQFQQKTIKYLLITAFFIGLDLISGGGFSWSRYILLFTSAGVAFNAWQVFQPKGVAYQRAFERWERNRQIKNTLQGLWTTVQKALQT, encoded by the coding sequence ATGACTGGTTCTGATCTTAATCATCCCCCCACCTACCAACCCGAAGAAATCCAGCAAATCTTGCAAATTGCGATCGCCCAGCAAGACTATGATGGGGAACTCACCCGCCAGCAATTGCTAGAGATTGCCGCCGACATGGAAATCTCCCCCGAATGTCTCTATCTAGCCGAAAAGACTTGGTTAGAAAAAAAAGAAAGTGACCAACTCCATCAGGAATTCGACGCATACCGCCAAGAGCAATTTCAGCAAAAAACGATTAAATATCTGCTGATTACCGCCTTTTTCATCGGTTTAGACCTGATTAGTGGTGGGGGGTTCTCCTGGTCGCGCTATATTCTTTTATTCACCAGCGCCGGGGTAGCATTTAATGCGTGGCAAGTCTTTCAACCTAAAGGGGTAGCTTATCAACGAGCCTTTGAACGTTGGGAGCGCAACCGCCAGATTAAAAATACCCTACAAGGGCTTTGGACAACAGTACAGAAAGCCCTACAGACTTAA
- a CDS encoding ABC1 kinase family protein — MSQQRIVSLEGEFVPGQSLRYDPKAIAKYYSARPWLAIGRTLVVLWMLGGFVIQFLLDRWRKPTKNNHNKRAQHLRQILTQLGPTAIKVGQALSTRPDLVRRDFLDELTKLQDQLPPYDNEIAFEIIRQQLGQAPQDIFKEISTHPVAAASLGQVYRAVLHTGEDVAVKVQRPNLLPKITLDLFLMRWAAGWISPLLPLNLGHDLTLIVDEFGIKLFEEIDYINEARNAEKFAANFADDPTVKVPVIYWRYTSHNVLTLEWIHGFKLTDTEKVRAAGLDTNELITIGVNSGLRQLLEFGFFHADPHPGNLFAMPDGRMAFIDFGMMDQLSETTKETIAASVVHLINRDYLALADDFRLLGFLSKDTRIEPIIPALEKVLGNAMGESVGDFNFKTITDEFSELMYDYPFRVPAQFSLIIRSLVTQEGLALSLSPRFKIVEVAYPYVARRLLKGESPAMRRRLLEVLIKDGKFQWERLENMLTIAQTDGNFDLIPTAQLGLQYLMSEEGHYLRQQILLALTENDRLHTEEVQRLWDLVKHEITPSRLFDVAWNALRDMSSERMAALVPPAIAQR; from the coding sequence GTGAGTCAACAGCGCATAGTTTCTCTAGAGGGGGAATTTGTCCCCGGACAGTCCCTCCGGTATGATCCCAAGGCGATCGCCAAATATTACAGCGCCCGCCCTTGGTTAGCGATTGGACGAACTCTTGTAGTCTTGTGGATGCTCGGCGGATTCGTCATCCAGTTTCTCCTTGACCGATGGCGCAAACCAACCAAGAACAATCACAACAAACGCGCCCAACACCTCCGGCAAATTCTCACCCAATTAGGCCCCACGGCGATTAAAGTAGGTCAAGCGCTCTCTACTCGTCCAGATTTAGTCCGCCGGGATTTTTTGGATGAATTAACCAAATTACAAGATCAACTCCCCCCCTACGATAACGAAATTGCTTTTGAGATTATTCGTCAACAATTAGGTCAAGCTCCCCAAGATATATTTAAGGAAATTTCCACCCATCCCGTCGCGGCCGCCAGTTTAGGGCAAGTCTACCGCGCTGTTTTGCACACGGGGGAAGATGTGGCGGTGAAGGTGCAACGACCGAATTTGTTGCCGAAGATTACCCTAGATTTATTCTTAATGCGCTGGGCAGCTGGGTGGATTTCTCCCTTGCTGCCCTTAAATTTAGGGCATGATTTAACCCTGATTGTTGATGAATTTGGGATTAAATTATTTGAGGAAATTGATTATATTAACGAAGCTCGCAATGCGGAAAAGTTTGCCGCTAATTTTGCCGATGATCCCACGGTTAAAGTACCCGTAATTTACTGGCGTTATACTAGCCATAATGTCTTAACTTTAGAGTGGATTCATGGCTTTAAATTGACCGATACGGAGAAGGTCAGAGCCGCAGGTTTAGATACCAATGAGTTAATCACGATTGGGGTTAATTCGGGTTTACGGCAACTGTTAGAGTTTGGCTTTTTTCACGCCGATCCTCACCCAGGAAACTTGTTTGCTATGCCCGATGGTCGCATGGCTTTTATTGATTTCGGCATGATGGATCAACTGAGTGAAACTACCAAGGAAACCATTGCTGCATCGGTGGTTCACTTAATTAATCGGGATTATTTAGCCCTTGCTGATGATTTTCGTCTGTTAGGGTTTCTGAGTAAAGATACGCGCATTGAGCCGATTATTCCGGCCTTAGAAAAGGTGTTAGGAAATGCGATGGGGGAAAGTGTGGGAGACTTCAATTTTAAAACCATCACCGATGAGTTTTCAGAATTGATGTATGATTACCCGTTCCGGGTTCCCGCTCAATTTTCTTTGATTATTCGCTCTTTGGTCACGCAAGAGGGATTAGCGCTGAGTTTAAGCCCACGATTTAAGATTGTTGAGGTAGCCTATCCTTATGTGGCGCGTCGTTTGTTAAAGGGGGAATCTCCGGCCATGCGACGGCGTTTATTAGAGGTGTTAATTAAGGATGGTAAGTTCCAATGGGAACGCTTAGAAAATATGCTGACGATTGCCCAAACTGATGGCAATTTTGACCTCATCCCGACGGCACAGTTAGGATTACAATATTTAATGTCGGAGGAGGGTCATTATTTACGTCAGCAAATCCTGTTAGCTTTGACGGAAAATGACCGTTTACACACCGAAGAAGTCCAACGTCTTTGGGATTTAGTGAAACACGAAATCACGCCAAGTCGCTTGTTTGACGTGGCGTGGAATGCGCTGCGGGATATGTCGAGCGAACGGATGGCGGCTTTAGTTCCTCCTGCGATCGCACAGCGTTAG